One window of Eulemur rufifrons isolate Redbay chromosome 25, OSU_ERuf_1, whole genome shotgun sequence genomic DNA carries:
- the LOC138375338 gene encoding estradiol 17 beta-dehydrogenase 5-like has product MNYNVPLSVKLNDGHFMPTLGLGTSVPTKVAKSKVEEAIQIAVDVGYRHIDSAYMYLNEEEVGRAIQKKIANGTVRREDIFYTSKVWSTFLRPELVQTCLERSLTKLQLSYVDLYLIHCPMSFKPGEEIFPKDTHGKIIFDTVDLCSTWEAMEKCKDAGLAKSIGVSNFNRRQLEKILNKPGLKYKPVCNQVECHLYHNQSKLLEFCKSKDIVLTAYAALGSDPAKEWRNKNSPAILEDPVLNAVAEKHGRTPAQVALRYQLQRGVVVLAKSFSEKRIKENFQAFDFHLTPEDMKTLDGLNRNMRYFQDAKFANHPEYPFLDEY; this is encoded by the exons atgAATTATAATGTACCCCTTTCTGTAAAACTGAATGATGGACACTTCATGCCTACACTGGGGTTGGGCACCTCTGTTCCTACTAAG GTTGCTAAAAGCAAGGTAGAGGAGGCCATCCAGATAGCAGTTGATGTAGGCTACCGCCATATTGACTCAGCTTACATGTATCTAAACGAAGAGGAGGTTGGGCGGGCCATCCAGAAGAAGATTGCCAATGGCACTGTGAGGAGAGAAGACATATTCTATACATCGAAG GTGTGGAGCACCTTCCTCCGTCCGGAATTGGTCCAAACGTGCCTGGAAAGATCACTGACGAAACTTCAGCTGAGCTATGTGGATCTCTACCTTATTCATTGCCCAATGTCTTTCAAG CCTGGGGAGGAGATTTTTCCAAAGGACAcacatggaaaaattatttttgacaccGTGGATCTCTGTAGCACATGGGAG GCCATGGAGAAGTGTAAGGATGCAGGATTGGCCAAGTCCATTGGGGTGTCCAACTTTAACCGCAGGCAGCTGGAAAAGATCCTGAACAAGCCAGGGCTCAAGTACAAGCCTGTCTGCAACCAG GTGGAATGTCATCTTTACCACAACCAAAGCAAACTACTGGAGTTCTGCAAGTCCAAGGACATTGTCTTGACTGCGTATGCTGCCTTGGGGTCTGACCCAGCCAAGGAATG GAGGAACAAGAACAGCCCAGCTATCCTGGAGGATCCAGTACTCAATGCGGTTGCTGAAAAGCATGGGCGAACTCCTGCCCAGGTGGCCCTGCGTTATCAGCTGCAGCGGGGAGTGGTGGTCCTGGCCAAGAGCTTCAGTGAGAAGAGAATCAAAGAGAACTTCCAG GCTTTTGACTTCCATTTGACACCAGAGGATATGAAAACTCTAGATGGCCTGAATAGGAATATGCGCTATTTCCAAGATGCTAA ATTTGCTAATCACCCAGAATATCCATTTCTTGATGAATATTAA